One genomic window of Etheostoma spectabile isolate EspeVRDwgs_2016 chromosome 7, UIUC_Espe_1.0, whole genome shotgun sequence includes the following:
- the LOC116692752 gene encoding uncharacterized protein LOC116692752 isoform X4: MKMEHSFADLLSNAFSETTVTSFPDGDLDFENLNFDEKCEEDKTDTSHENLLTKEDEALQQEATGPPAVLSGMKSRDTYVAENVDEKQSDDKSDEEDFEGAELTSRTNTLVQDYTSSESEQEGSVSGEDEEDEDMGTGERPGDLPRLIHCRDEFCNGNKEDRVFSEGQPLAPEGAENPQVRNEEQGEGESDEEESYFERVPKRGSEMMIKGDRIEEDKQERDKENKEEEACASECEGMKIALCFEQKHESPCRDGPGKASLEFPEISVQNLQDLIAEVDSEDYGERMKDFSGNEHQDAGESFADYPSDLSSCEYVEDGARNPESNHQSNALACAFKSGSVAKQNTCLERAVTHPTGMLKAEDTAEEGFGNLSSRDLEVDAVEFRSLDVAAGEKEIVENVSGDAAVTGVDDGGETGESDAYISSDDEDQEMRSNEEITNSTQDLESNQERMETRGGSSATFSDDDDDNRVNPTDFNINWNIDVLTTDTLWSEDLLTTEDTDKAETSPSDETQRPPEDVNSYSTTTSPSNQGSLDDSFFFNTEPEASRVYELGQLGDDEYEEERNWEQEQERIKAFYEFYDDSNEDNEREGRQIKVQFCADPLSQVIHYETDSSDRDSVSSSTEGEEDPSSAETSEEWREPDDTTQLTPACDPPNTQLPENVADIGNTHICSKKHKCFNMLKLTLKMGLVILTGLLMFWFATDQAGWLSHVSFF; encoded by the exons ATGAAG ATGGAACACAGTTTTGCAGATCTACTCAGCAATGCTTTTTCAG AAACAACTGTTACCTCATTTCCTGACGGAGATTTGGACTTTGAGAATTTAAATTTTGATGAAAAATGCGAGGAAGACAAAACTGACACCTCTCACGAAAACTTGCTTACAAAGGAAGACGAAGCTCTTCAACAGGAAGCCACTGGTCCACCTGCAGTTTTGTCTGGCATGAAATCTAGAGATACGTATGTGGCTGAAAATGTTGATGAAAAGCAGTCTGATGATAAAAGTGATGAGGAAGATTTTGAAGGTGCAGAGTTAACGAGCAGGACCAACACACTGGTGCAGGATTACACAAGCTCAGAGTCTGAACAGGAAGGCTCTGTCTCtggagaagatgaagaggatgaGGATATGGGAACAGGAGAAAGACCAGGGGATTTGCCGAGGCTGATTCACTGCCGCGACGAGTTTTGCAATGGTAATAAAGAGGACAGGGTCTTTAGTGAGGGACAACCTCTGGCCCCAGAGGGTGCTGAAAACCCTCAAGTTAGAAATGAGGAGCAAGGTGAGGGTGAGAGTGATGAGGAGGAGTCCTATTTTGAGAGAGTCCCTAAACGTGGCAGTGAGATGATGATAAAAGGTGACAGGATTGAAGAGGATAAGCAAGAGAGGGACAAAGAAAATAAGGAAGAAGAGGCGTGTGCTTCTGAGTGTGAGGGCATGAAAATCGCTCTGTGCTTTGAGCAGAAGCATGAAAGTCCTTGCAGAGATGGCCCGGGGAAAGCCAGTTTGGAGTTCCCAGAAATATCAGTGCAAAATCTACAGGATCTTATTGCTGAAGTTGATAGTGAGGATTATGGAGAGAGAATGAAGGATTTCTCAGGGAACGAGCACCAAGACGCAGGTGAGAGCTTTGCAGATTATCCCTCAGACTTGTCTTCTTGTGAATATGTAGAAGATGGAGCAAGAAATCCAGAGAGTAATCACCAGTCGAACGCCTTGGCTTGTGCATTCAAAAGCGGTTCAGTTGCAAAGCAGAACACCTGTCTGGAAAGAGCTGTGACACATCCGACAGGGATGCTAAAAGCTGAGGACACTGCTGAGGAGGGATTTGGGAATCTGTCCAGCAGAGATTTAGAGGTGGATGCTGTTGAGTTCAGGAGCTTGGATGTGGCAGCTGGAGAAAAAGAGATTGTGGAGAATGTATCGGGCGATGCAGCTGTAACAGGGGTTGATGATGGAGGTGAGACAGGTGAGAGTGATGCCTACATCTCCAGTGATGATGAGGACCAAGAAATGAGGAGTAATGAGGAAATAACTAATAGTACACAAGATCTTGAAAGCAACCAGGAACGGATGGAGACTCGCGGCGGGAGCAGTGCAACGTTTTCTGACGATGATGACGACAACAGAGTGAATCCAACCGATTTCAACATAAATTGGAATATAGACGTGTTGACAACTGACACCCTTTGGTCTGAAGACCTGTTAACCACAGAGGACACAGACAAAGCGGAAACATCGCCTTCAGATGAGACTCAGCGTCCTCCAGAAGACGTCAACAGCTACTCAACAACAACGAGCCCCTCTAACCAGGGATCCCTGGATGATAGTTTCTTCTTCAACACTGAACCTGAAGCCTCTAGGGTCTACGAGCTGGGACAGTTGGGAGACGACGAGTATGAAGAGGAGAGAAACTGGGAACAGGAGCAAGAGAGAATTAAGGCTTTCTATGAGTTTTATGATGACAGCAACGAAGACAATGAAAGAGAAG GGAGGCagataaaagttcagttttGTGCAGATCCATTGTCTCAAGTCATTCACTATGAAACTGACAG CAGTGACAGAGACTCAGTCAGCAGTTCCACTGAAGGGGAGGAGGACCCGAGTTCTGCAGAAACATCTGAG GAATGGAGGGAGCCTGACGACACCACTCAATTGACACCGGCTTGTGATCCCCCGAACACTCAGCTACCAGAGAACGTGGCAGATATCggcaacacacacatttgtagcaagaaacacaaa TGTTTCAACATGCTGAAGCTGACACTGAAGATGGGTCTGGTGATACTGACGGGACTGCTGATGTTCTGGTTTGCCACAGACCAAGCGGGCTGGCTCAGCCACGTGTCGTTCTTTTAG
- the LOC116692752 gene encoding uncharacterized protein LOC116692752 isoform X2 gives MKMEHSFADLLSNAFSETTVTSFPDGDLDFENLNFDEKCEEDKTDTSHENLLTKEDEALQQEATGPPAVLSGMKSRDTYVAENVDEKQSDDKSDEEDFEGAELTSRTNTLVQDYTSSESEQEGSVSGEDEEDEDMGTGERPGDLPRLIHCRDEFCNGNKEDRVFSEGQPLAPEGAENPQVRNEEQGEGESDEEESYFERVPKRGSEMMIKGDRIEEDKQERDKENKEEEACASECEGMKIALCFEQKHESPCRDGPGKASLEFPEISVQNLQDLIAEVDSEDYGERMKDFSGNEHQDAGESFADYPSDLSSCEYVEDGARNPESNHQSNALACAFKSGSVAKQNTCLERAVTHPTGMLKAEDTAEEGFGNLSSRDLEVDAVEFRSLDVAAGEKEIVENVSGDAAVTGVDDGGETGESDAYISSDDEDQEMRSNEEITNSTQDLESNQERMETRGGSSATFSDDDDDNRVNPTDFNINWNIDVLTTDTLWSEDLLTTEDTDKAETSPSDETQRPPEDVNSYSTTTSPSNQGSLDDSFFFNTEPEASRVYELGQLGDDEYEEERNWEQEQERIKAFYEFYDDSNEDNEREGRQIKVQFCADPLSQVIHYETDSDRDSVSSSTEGEEDPSSAETSEEWREPDDTTQLTPACDPPNTQLPENVADIGNTHICSKKHKVLYSLAFTEHSLCSCATELFVYISLSVLSFVPTVFQHAEADTEDGSGDTDGTADVLVCHRPSGLAQPRVVLLGESLIVVLKACSHSYG, from the exons ATGAAG ATGGAACACAGTTTTGCAGATCTACTCAGCAATGCTTTTTCAG AAACAACTGTTACCTCATTTCCTGACGGAGATTTGGACTTTGAGAATTTAAATTTTGATGAAAAATGCGAGGAAGACAAAACTGACACCTCTCACGAAAACTTGCTTACAAAGGAAGACGAAGCTCTTCAACAGGAAGCCACTGGTCCACCTGCAGTTTTGTCTGGCATGAAATCTAGAGATACGTATGTGGCTGAAAATGTTGATGAAAAGCAGTCTGATGATAAAAGTGATGAGGAAGATTTTGAAGGTGCAGAGTTAACGAGCAGGACCAACACACTGGTGCAGGATTACACAAGCTCAGAGTCTGAACAGGAAGGCTCTGTCTCtggagaagatgaagaggatgaGGATATGGGAACAGGAGAAAGACCAGGGGATTTGCCGAGGCTGATTCACTGCCGCGACGAGTTTTGCAATGGTAATAAAGAGGACAGGGTCTTTAGTGAGGGACAACCTCTGGCCCCAGAGGGTGCTGAAAACCCTCAAGTTAGAAATGAGGAGCAAGGTGAGGGTGAGAGTGATGAGGAGGAGTCCTATTTTGAGAGAGTCCCTAAACGTGGCAGTGAGATGATGATAAAAGGTGACAGGATTGAAGAGGATAAGCAAGAGAGGGACAAAGAAAATAAGGAAGAAGAGGCGTGTGCTTCTGAGTGTGAGGGCATGAAAATCGCTCTGTGCTTTGAGCAGAAGCATGAAAGTCCTTGCAGAGATGGCCCGGGGAAAGCCAGTTTGGAGTTCCCAGAAATATCAGTGCAAAATCTACAGGATCTTATTGCTGAAGTTGATAGTGAGGATTATGGAGAGAGAATGAAGGATTTCTCAGGGAACGAGCACCAAGACGCAGGTGAGAGCTTTGCAGATTATCCCTCAGACTTGTCTTCTTGTGAATATGTAGAAGATGGAGCAAGAAATCCAGAGAGTAATCACCAGTCGAACGCCTTGGCTTGTGCATTCAAAAGCGGTTCAGTTGCAAAGCAGAACACCTGTCTGGAAAGAGCTGTGACACATCCGACAGGGATGCTAAAAGCTGAGGACACTGCTGAGGAGGGATTTGGGAATCTGTCCAGCAGAGATTTAGAGGTGGATGCTGTTGAGTTCAGGAGCTTGGATGTGGCAGCTGGAGAAAAAGAGATTGTGGAGAATGTATCGGGCGATGCAGCTGTAACAGGGGTTGATGATGGAGGTGAGACAGGTGAGAGTGATGCCTACATCTCCAGTGATGATGAGGACCAAGAAATGAGGAGTAATGAGGAAATAACTAATAGTACACAAGATCTTGAAAGCAACCAGGAACGGATGGAGACTCGCGGCGGGAGCAGTGCAACGTTTTCTGACGATGATGACGACAACAGAGTGAATCCAACCGATTTCAACATAAATTGGAATATAGACGTGTTGACAACTGACACCCTTTGGTCTGAAGACCTGTTAACCACAGAGGACACAGACAAAGCGGAAACATCGCCTTCAGATGAGACTCAGCGTCCTCCAGAAGACGTCAACAGCTACTCAACAACAACGAGCCCCTCTAACCAGGGATCCCTGGATGATAGTTTCTTCTTCAACACTGAACCTGAAGCCTCTAGGGTCTACGAGCTGGGACAGTTGGGAGACGACGAGTATGAAGAGGAGAGAAACTGGGAACAGGAGCAAGAGAGAATTAAGGCTTTCTATGAGTTTTATGATGACAGCAACGAAGACAATGAAAGAGAAG GGAGGCagataaaagttcagttttGTGCAGATCCATTGTCTCAAGTCATTCACTATGAAACTGACAG TGACAGAGACTCAGTCAGCAGTTCCACTGAAGGGGAGGAGGACCCGAGTTCTGCAGAAACATCTGAG GAATGGAGGGAGCCTGACGACACCACTCAATTGACACCGGCTTGTGATCCCCCGAACACTCAGCTACCAGAGAACGTGGCAGATATCggcaacacacacatttgtagcaagaaacacaaagtgctttactcGTTGGCCTTTACTGAACATTCACTTTGTTCATGTGCTACTGAattgtttgtttacatttccCTCTCTGTCCTGTCCTTTGTTCCCACAGTGTTTCAACATGCTGAAGCTGACACTGAAGATGGGTCTGGTGATACTGACGGGACTGCTGATGTTCTGGTTTGCCACAGACCAAGCGGGCTGGCTCAGCCACGTGTCGTTCTTTTAGGTGAAAGCCTAATTGTAGTCCTTAAAGCTTGTTCACATTCTTACGGGTAA
- the LOC116692752 gene encoding uncharacterized protein LOC116692752 isoform X1 yields the protein MKMEHSFADLLSNAFSETTVTSFPDGDLDFENLNFDEKCEEDKTDTSHENLLTKEDEALQQEATGPPAVLSGMKSRDTYVAENVDEKQSDDKSDEEDFEGAELTSRTNTLVQDYTSSESEQEGSVSGEDEEDEDMGTGERPGDLPRLIHCRDEFCNGNKEDRVFSEGQPLAPEGAENPQVRNEEQGEGESDEEESYFERVPKRGSEMMIKGDRIEEDKQERDKENKEEEACASECEGMKIALCFEQKHESPCRDGPGKASLEFPEISVQNLQDLIAEVDSEDYGERMKDFSGNEHQDAGESFADYPSDLSSCEYVEDGARNPESNHQSNALACAFKSGSVAKQNTCLERAVTHPTGMLKAEDTAEEGFGNLSSRDLEVDAVEFRSLDVAAGEKEIVENVSGDAAVTGVDDGGETGESDAYISSDDEDQEMRSNEEITNSTQDLESNQERMETRGGSSATFSDDDDDNRVNPTDFNINWNIDVLTTDTLWSEDLLTTEDTDKAETSPSDETQRPPEDVNSYSTTTSPSNQGSLDDSFFFNTEPEASRVYELGQLGDDEYEEERNWEQEQERIKAFYEFYDDSNEDNEREGRQIKVQFCADPLSQVIHYETDSSDRDSVSSSTEGEEDPSSAETSEEWREPDDTTQLTPACDPPNTQLPENVADIGNTHICSKKHKVLYSLAFTEHSLCSCATELFVYISLSVLSFVPTVFQHAEADTEDGSGDTDGTADVLVCHRPSGLAQPRVVLLGESLIVVLKACSHSYG from the exons ATGAAG ATGGAACACAGTTTTGCAGATCTACTCAGCAATGCTTTTTCAG AAACAACTGTTACCTCATTTCCTGACGGAGATTTGGACTTTGAGAATTTAAATTTTGATGAAAAATGCGAGGAAGACAAAACTGACACCTCTCACGAAAACTTGCTTACAAAGGAAGACGAAGCTCTTCAACAGGAAGCCACTGGTCCACCTGCAGTTTTGTCTGGCATGAAATCTAGAGATACGTATGTGGCTGAAAATGTTGATGAAAAGCAGTCTGATGATAAAAGTGATGAGGAAGATTTTGAAGGTGCAGAGTTAACGAGCAGGACCAACACACTGGTGCAGGATTACACAAGCTCAGAGTCTGAACAGGAAGGCTCTGTCTCtggagaagatgaagaggatgaGGATATGGGAACAGGAGAAAGACCAGGGGATTTGCCGAGGCTGATTCACTGCCGCGACGAGTTTTGCAATGGTAATAAAGAGGACAGGGTCTTTAGTGAGGGACAACCTCTGGCCCCAGAGGGTGCTGAAAACCCTCAAGTTAGAAATGAGGAGCAAGGTGAGGGTGAGAGTGATGAGGAGGAGTCCTATTTTGAGAGAGTCCCTAAACGTGGCAGTGAGATGATGATAAAAGGTGACAGGATTGAAGAGGATAAGCAAGAGAGGGACAAAGAAAATAAGGAAGAAGAGGCGTGTGCTTCTGAGTGTGAGGGCATGAAAATCGCTCTGTGCTTTGAGCAGAAGCATGAAAGTCCTTGCAGAGATGGCCCGGGGAAAGCCAGTTTGGAGTTCCCAGAAATATCAGTGCAAAATCTACAGGATCTTATTGCTGAAGTTGATAGTGAGGATTATGGAGAGAGAATGAAGGATTTCTCAGGGAACGAGCACCAAGACGCAGGTGAGAGCTTTGCAGATTATCCCTCAGACTTGTCTTCTTGTGAATATGTAGAAGATGGAGCAAGAAATCCAGAGAGTAATCACCAGTCGAACGCCTTGGCTTGTGCATTCAAAAGCGGTTCAGTTGCAAAGCAGAACACCTGTCTGGAAAGAGCTGTGACACATCCGACAGGGATGCTAAAAGCTGAGGACACTGCTGAGGAGGGATTTGGGAATCTGTCCAGCAGAGATTTAGAGGTGGATGCTGTTGAGTTCAGGAGCTTGGATGTGGCAGCTGGAGAAAAAGAGATTGTGGAGAATGTATCGGGCGATGCAGCTGTAACAGGGGTTGATGATGGAGGTGAGACAGGTGAGAGTGATGCCTACATCTCCAGTGATGATGAGGACCAAGAAATGAGGAGTAATGAGGAAATAACTAATAGTACACAAGATCTTGAAAGCAACCAGGAACGGATGGAGACTCGCGGCGGGAGCAGTGCAACGTTTTCTGACGATGATGACGACAACAGAGTGAATCCAACCGATTTCAACATAAATTGGAATATAGACGTGTTGACAACTGACACCCTTTGGTCTGAAGACCTGTTAACCACAGAGGACACAGACAAAGCGGAAACATCGCCTTCAGATGAGACTCAGCGTCCTCCAGAAGACGTCAACAGCTACTCAACAACAACGAGCCCCTCTAACCAGGGATCCCTGGATGATAGTTTCTTCTTCAACACTGAACCTGAAGCCTCTAGGGTCTACGAGCTGGGACAGTTGGGAGACGACGAGTATGAAGAGGAGAGAAACTGGGAACAGGAGCAAGAGAGAATTAAGGCTTTCTATGAGTTTTATGATGACAGCAACGAAGACAATGAAAGAGAAG GGAGGCagataaaagttcagttttGTGCAGATCCATTGTCTCAAGTCATTCACTATGAAACTGACAG CAGTGACAGAGACTCAGTCAGCAGTTCCACTGAAGGGGAGGAGGACCCGAGTTCTGCAGAAACATCTGAG GAATGGAGGGAGCCTGACGACACCACTCAATTGACACCGGCTTGTGATCCCCCGAACACTCAGCTACCAGAGAACGTGGCAGATATCggcaacacacacatttgtagcaagaaacacaaagtgctttactcGTTGGCCTTTACTGAACATTCACTTTGTTCATGTGCTACTGAattgtttgtttacatttccCTCTCTGTCCTGTCCTTTGTTCCCACAGTGTTTCAACATGCTGAAGCTGACACTGAAGATGGGTCTGGTGATACTGACGGGACTGCTGATGTTCTGGTTTGCCACAGACCAAGCGGGCTGGCTCAGCCACGTGTCGTTCTTTTAGGTGAAAGCCTAATTGTAGTCCTTAAAGCTTGTTCACATTCTTACGGGTAA
- the LOC116692752 gene encoding uncharacterized protein LOC116692752 isoform X3 translates to MKMEHSFADLLSNAFSETTVTSFPDGDLDFENLNFDEKCEEDKTDTSHENLLTKEDEALQQEATGPPAVLSGMKSRDTYVAENVDEKQSDDKSDEEDFEGAELTSRTNTLVQDYTSSESEQEGSVSGEDEEDEDMGTGERPGDLPRLIHCRDEFCNGNKEDRVFSEGQPLAPEGAENPQVRNEEQGEGESDEEESYFERVPKRGSEMMIKGDRIEEDKQERDKENKEEEACASECEGMKIALCFEQKHESPCRDGPGKASLEFPEISVQNLQDLIAEVDSEDYGERMKDFSGNEHQDAGESFADYPSDLSSCEYVEDGARNPESNHQSNALACAFKSGSVAKQNTCLERAVTHPTGMLKAEDTAEEGFGNLSSRDLEVDAVEFRSLDVAAGEKEIVENVSGDAAVTGVDDGGETGESDAYISSDDEDQEMRSNEEITNSTQDLESNQERMETRGGSSATFSDDDDDNRVNPTDFNINWNIDVLTTDTLWSEDLLTTEDTDKAETSPSDETQRPPEDVNSYSTTTSPSNQGSLDDSFFFNTEPEASRVYELGQLGDDEYEEERNWEQEQERIKAFYEFYDDSNEDNEREDLNARSKRKTTVSASSFLSSDRDSVSSSTEGEEDPSSAETSEEWREPDDTTQLTPACDPPNTQLPENVADIGNTHICSKKHKVLYSLAFTEHSLCSCATELFVYISLSVLSFVPTVFQHAEADTEDGSGDTDGTADVLVCHRPSGLAQPRVVLLGESLIVVLKACSHSYG, encoded by the exons ATGAAG ATGGAACACAGTTTTGCAGATCTACTCAGCAATGCTTTTTCAG AAACAACTGTTACCTCATTTCCTGACGGAGATTTGGACTTTGAGAATTTAAATTTTGATGAAAAATGCGAGGAAGACAAAACTGACACCTCTCACGAAAACTTGCTTACAAAGGAAGACGAAGCTCTTCAACAGGAAGCCACTGGTCCACCTGCAGTTTTGTCTGGCATGAAATCTAGAGATACGTATGTGGCTGAAAATGTTGATGAAAAGCAGTCTGATGATAAAAGTGATGAGGAAGATTTTGAAGGTGCAGAGTTAACGAGCAGGACCAACACACTGGTGCAGGATTACACAAGCTCAGAGTCTGAACAGGAAGGCTCTGTCTCtggagaagatgaagaggatgaGGATATGGGAACAGGAGAAAGACCAGGGGATTTGCCGAGGCTGATTCACTGCCGCGACGAGTTTTGCAATGGTAATAAAGAGGACAGGGTCTTTAGTGAGGGACAACCTCTGGCCCCAGAGGGTGCTGAAAACCCTCAAGTTAGAAATGAGGAGCAAGGTGAGGGTGAGAGTGATGAGGAGGAGTCCTATTTTGAGAGAGTCCCTAAACGTGGCAGTGAGATGATGATAAAAGGTGACAGGATTGAAGAGGATAAGCAAGAGAGGGACAAAGAAAATAAGGAAGAAGAGGCGTGTGCTTCTGAGTGTGAGGGCATGAAAATCGCTCTGTGCTTTGAGCAGAAGCATGAAAGTCCTTGCAGAGATGGCCCGGGGAAAGCCAGTTTGGAGTTCCCAGAAATATCAGTGCAAAATCTACAGGATCTTATTGCTGAAGTTGATAGTGAGGATTATGGAGAGAGAATGAAGGATTTCTCAGGGAACGAGCACCAAGACGCAGGTGAGAGCTTTGCAGATTATCCCTCAGACTTGTCTTCTTGTGAATATGTAGAAGATGGAGCAAGAAATCCAGAGAGTAATCACCAGTCGAACGCCTTGGCTTGTGCATTCAAAAGCGGTTCAGTTGCAAAGCAGAACACCTGTCTGGAAAGAGCTGTGACACATCCGACAGGGATGCTAAAAGCTGAGGACACTGCTGAGGAGGGATTTGGGAATCTGTCCAGCAGAGATTTAGAGGTGGATGCTGTTGAGTTCAGGAGCTTGGATGTGGCAGCTGGAGAAAAAGAGATTGTGGAGAATGTATCGGGCGATGCAGCTGTAACAGGGGTTGATGATGGAGGTGAGACAGGTGAGAGTGATGCCTACATCTCCAGTGATGATGAGGACCAAGAAATGAGGAGTAATGAGGAAATAACTAATAGTACACAAGATCTTGAAAGCAACCAGGAACGGATGGAGACTCGCGGCGGGAGCAGTGCAACGTTTTCTGACGATGATGACGACAACAGAGTGAATCCAACCGATTTCAACATAAATTGGAATATAGACGTGTTGACAACTGACACCCTTTGGTCTGAAGACCTGTTAACCACAGAGGACACAGACAAAGCGGAAACATCGCCTTCAGATGAGACTCAGCGTCCTCCAGAAGACGTCAACAGCTACTCAACAACAACGAGCCCCTCTAACCAGGGATCCCTGGATGATAGTTTCTTCTTCAACACTGAACCTGAAGCCTCTAGGGTCTACGAGCTGGGACAGTTGGGAGACGACGAGTATGAAGAGGAGAGAAACTGGGAACAGGAGCAAGAGAGAATTAAGGCTTTCTATGAGTTTTATGATGACAGCAACGAAGACAATGAAAGAGAAG ATTTAAACGCCAGATCTAAACGAAAAACAACTGTGTCTGCTTCCTCGTTTCTCAGCAGTGACAGAGACTCAGTCAGCAGTTCCACTGAAGGGGAGGAGGACCCGAGTTCTGCAGAAACATCTGAG GAATGGAGGGAGCCTGACGACACCACTCAATTGACACCGGCTTGTGATCCCCCGAACACTCAGCTACCAGAGAACGTGGCAGATATCggcaacacacacatttgtagcaagaaacacaaagtgctttactcGTTGGCCTTTACTGAACATTCACTTTGTTCATGTGCTACTGAattgtttgtttacatttccCTCTCTGTCCTGTCCTTTGTTCCCACAGTGTTTCAACATGCTGAAGCTGACACTGAAGATGGGTCTGGTGATACTGACGGGACTGCTGATGTTCTGGTTTGCCACAGACCAAGCGGGCTGGCTCAGCCACGTGTCGTTCTTTTAGGTGAAAGCCTAATTGTAGTCCTTAAAGCTTGTTCACATTCTTACGGGTAA